The following are encoded together in the Candidatus Eisenbacteria bacterium genome:
- the dnaE gene encoding DNA polymerase III subunit alpha: MQHSDFVHLHNHSDYSLLDGADPISRMVERAAELKMPALALTDHGALFGAVEFYQEARKAGVKPIVGMEAYVTRGKRQDRIKDTAHHLVLLAKDEAGFHNLMKLSSLAYLEGFYYKPRVDHEILARYAEGLIALSACPKGEIATDLLENNEERAYQTAMIYRDMFGADNYFLEIQNHGLEIEAKIRARMVALAQRTGLPLVATNDCHYLRHQDAGAHDVLLCIQTGKNVDDPNRMRYETDQVFFKSASEMKAVFGDFPEALRNTLAVAERCNLQLQFGKPLLPAFPLPPGAESAEAHLRELTWSAVKERYADVTETIRHRVEYELDVICRMGFASYFLIVRDFIHYARKKGIGVGPGRGSVAGSLVAYVLKITDIDPLRHGLIFERFLNPERVTMPDIDIDFDDLRRGEVIEYVKEKYGEDNVTQIITFGTMGAKGVVRDVGRALGLSFSDTDKIAKLVPDGLGMTLERALELSPDLKELPRRGPQFARLLRDARVLEGLARHASTHAAGVLITPGPLLDYVPLYRQKDDSVTTQWDMKSVEKAGLLKMDFLGLRTLSVLDESVRLVKEHHGVSVDLETLTLDNPAAYKIFQDAETVAIFQFESSGMRDYLRKLKPTVFEDLVAMNALYRPGPMENIPYFIDCKHGRQVVRYEHSDLEPILKDTYGVFVYQEQVMQAANALAGFSMAQADELRRAMGKKIAAEMEGKRNQFIEGAKRKKLTPAKAEKIFATMEKFAGYGFNKCVAGETRVMNACTGEMTTVADLYRRRRPFSIHALGEDWRLRSREVTDVVAQGSHPVFKLTTARGRTIVATGNHPFRVLEGWKNLEDLQAGDRIAAPRRLGVESNRGWPRHEIVTLAGLIAEGNTCHPTCLYFYNNDKTAIDDFVEAVQRFPHSTARVYQRGPRYEVCVSTGRNARFKKGDKPWNASEWIDGNLARDAEVLPRRSGAYSWAEGLGILGLKATEKHFPAGVFTLPDQDLELFLGRLWSGDGFVANATGRVPYYATSSPRLARDVQLALLRLGMPSRFKHKWFKYRSRVRPGYTVHLLGEGTAGTFLERIGPHLIGRDSARDFLRTHLEKTRRGLTSVDTVPPSVRRWVDEKRRERGLTWKQLEQGSGVSMKEFCGNGSFAKRGFRRSTLRRLGTFLCSERLQEIGASDVFWDEVESLEPRGIQETYDLTVEHDHNFVANGLIVHNSHSAAYALLAYQCAYFKANYPAEFMAATLTSEMNDSARIVTLIDEVRRIGLDILPPDVNRSQWKFTLEDGRIRYGLGAVRNVGQAAAESLVEARAGAPFESLFDLANRLDNRAMNRRVLESLVAAGACDTLGGERGQLFAFVDTVLERASALQRDRLSGQSSLFGEDSGVESVAVVEPPLPEVPAWTMRERSQREKEVLGFFFSEHPLEPLQEALSKIATTTVADLVNLEEGAEVRVGALISEVKRLMTRAGKPMAIVTLEDLSGRVECTVFPETYEQSKTSLVVDHIVVATGRVEVREERHRLLLSEIREYEEAQRTYRRCLHVELKAEQLSEECLVNIDQVLSSFPGDAEVYLHIVSPDHSRVAMRSKRYRVSEHDGLIGSLKERYPALRARWGKAVP; encoded by the coding sequence ATGCAACATTCCGACTTCGTACACCTCCACAACCACAGCGATTACTCGCTGCTCGACGGCGCCGATCCCATCTCGCGCATGGTCGAGCGCGCCGCCGAGCTCAAGATGCCGGCCCTGGCGCTCACCGATCATGGCGCGCTCTTCGGCGCGGTCGAGTTCTACCAGGAGGCGCGCAAGGCCGGGGTCAAGCCCATCGTCGGGATGGAGGCCTACGTCACCCGCGGCAAGCGTCAGGACCGCATCAAGGACACGGCGCATCACCTGGTGCTGCTCGCCAAGGACGAGGCCGGGTTCCACAACTTGATGAAGCTCTCGTCCCTCGCCTATCTCGAGGGTTTCTACTACAAGCCGCGGGTCGATCACGAGATTCTCGCCCGTTACGCCGAAGGCCTGATCGCCCTGTCGGCGTGCCCCAAAGGCGAGATCGCCACCGACCTGCTCGAGAACAACGAGGAGCGCGCCTACCAGACCGCGATGATCTATCGCGACATGTTCGGCGCCGACAACTACTTCCTCGAGATCCAGAACCACGGGCTCGAGATCGAAGCCAAGATCCGCGCCCGCATGGTCGCGCTGGCGCAGCGCACCGGTCTGCCGCTGGTGGCGACCAACGACTGCCATTACCTCCGGCACCAGGATGCCGGAGCTCACGATGTGCTCCTCTGCATCCAGACGGGCAAGAACGTCGACGACCCCAACCGGATGCGCTACGAGACCGACCAGGTCTTCTTCAAGTCGGCCAGCGAGATGAAAGCGGTGTTCGGCGACTTTCCCGAGGCGCTGCGCAACACGCTGGCGGTGGCGGAGCGCTGCAACCTCCAGCTCCAGTTCGGCAAGCCGCTGCTGCCGGCCTTTCCGCTGCCGCCTGGCGCGGAGAGCGCCGAGGCCCACCTGCGCGAGCTGACGTGGTCGGCCGTGAAGGAGCGTTACGCCGACGTCACCGAGACCATTCGCCATCGCGTCGAGTACGAGCTGGACGTCATCTGCCGCATGGGCTTTGCCTCGTACTTCCTGATCGTCCGCGACTTCATCCACTACGCGCGCAAGAAGGGCATCGGCGTTGGCCCGGGGCGCGGCTCGGTGGCGGGCTCGCTGGTGGCCTATGTGCTCAAGATCACCGACATCGATCCGCTGCGGCACGGGCTCATCTTCGAGCGCTTCCTCAATCCCGAGCGCGTGACGATGCCCGACATCGACATCGACTTCGACGACTTGCGGCGCGGCGAAGTGATCGAATACGTGAAGGAGAAGTACGGCGAGGACAACGTCACCCAGATCATCACCTTCGGCACGATGGGCGCGAAGGGCGTGGTGCGGGACGTGGGTCGCGCTCTCGGGCTGTCGTTCTCCGACACCGACAAGATCGCCAAGCTCGTCCCCGATGGCCTGGGCATGACGCTCGAGCGCGCGCTCGAGCTGTCACCGGACTTGAAGGAGCTGCCCCGCCGCGGCCCGCAGTTCGCGCGGCTGTTGCGCGACGCGCGGGTGCTCGAGGGGCTGGCGCGACACGCCTCCACGCATGCGGCGGGAGTGCTGATCACGCCCGGCCCGCTGCTCGATTACGTCCCGCTCTACCGGCAAAAGGACGACTCGGTCACCACCCAGTGGGACATGAAGTCGGTGGAGAAGGCCGGGCTCCTCAAGATGGACTTCCTCGGACTGCGAACGTTGTCGGTGCTCGACGAGTCGGTGCGGCTGGTCAAGGAGCACCACGGCGTCTCGGTCGACCTCGAAACGCTGACGCTGGACAATCCTGCCGCGTACAAGATCTTCCAGGACGCCGAGACGGTGGCGATCTTCCAGTTCGAGTCGAGCGGAATGCGCGACTACCTGCGCAAGCTGAAGCCCACGGTATTCGAGGACCTGGTGGCGATGAACGCGCTCTACCGCCCGGGTCCGATGGAGAACATCCCGTACTTCATCGACTGCAAGCACGGACGCCAGGTGGTGCGTTACGAGCACTCCGATCTCGAGCCCATCCTGAAGGATACCTACGGCGTGTTCGTGTATCAGGAACAGGTGATGCAAGCGGCCAATGCGCTGGCCGGCTTCTCCATGGCGCAAGCCGATGAGCTGCGCCGCGCGATGGGAAAGAAGATCGCGGCGGAGATGGAGGGCAAGCGAAACCAGTTCATCGAAGGCGCGAAGCGCAAGAAGCTGACTCCCGCGAAGGCCGAGAAGATCTTCGCCACCATGGAAAAGTTCGCGGGCTACGGCTTCAATAAGTGCGTGGCGGGCGAGACGCGGGTCATGAACGCATGCACCGGCGAGATGACGACAGTGGCCGATCTCTACAGAAGGAGACGGCCGTTCTCGATCCACGCCCTGGGTGAAGACTGGAGGCTGAGAAGCCGCGAAGTCACAGACGTCGTGGCGCAGGGATCCCACCCAGTCTTCAAGCTCACGACGGCGCGAGGGCGGACCATCGTCGCCACCGGAAACCACCCGTTCAGAGTGCTCGAAGGCTGGAAGAATCTCGAGGATCTACAGGCCGGCGATCGAATCGCCGCGCCCAGACGGCTCGGGGTCGAGTCCAATCGGGGCTGGCCTCGCCATGAAATCGTGACGCTCGCTGGGTTGATCGCCGAAGGCAATACCTGCCATCCGACGTGTCTCTACTTCTACAACAACGACAAGACCGCCATCGATGATTTCGTCGAAGCGGTCCAGCGCTTCCCGCACTCGACCGCCAGGGTCTATCAGCGCGGACCGAGGTACGAGGTCTGCGTGAGCACTGGTCGGAATGCTCGTTTCAAGAAAGGCGATAAGCCCTGGAATGCTTCCGAATGGATCGACGGGAACCTGGCGCGTGATGCAGAAGTCCTCCCGAGGAGATCAGGCGCTTACTCGTGGGCGGAAGGCCTCGGCATTCTTGGGCTCAAAGCTACCGAGAAGCATTTCCCCGCCGGAGTCTTCACGCTTCCCGACCAGGATCTCGAGCTCTTCCTCGGGCGGCTGTGGTCAGGTGACGGCTTCGTCGCGAATGCCACGGGTCGAGTTCCCTACTACGCCACTTCTTCACCAAGGCTGGCCCGTGACGTTCAGCTCGCGCTGCTTCGCCTCGGAATGCCGAGCCGGTTCAAGCACAAGTGGTTCAAGTACCGCTCGCGAGTACGGCCGGGCTACACCGTCCATCTCCTGGGTGAAGGGACGGCTGGGACGTTCCTCGAGAGGATCGGACCCCATCTCATTGGACGGGACTCGGCGCGCGACTTCCTCCGCACTCATTTGGAGAAGACTCGACGCGGCCTGACGAGCGTGGACACGGTGCCACCATCAGTTCGGAGATGGGTGGATGAGAAGCGTCGCGAGCGCGGGCTGACGTGGAAGCAGCTCGAACAAGGTTCCGGTGTCTCGATGAAGGAGTTCTGCGGGAATGGCTCCTTCGCCAAGCGGGGTTTTCGCCGCTCGACACTCCGCCGACTGGGCACATTCCTGTGTTCGGAGCGCCTGCAGGAGATCGGGGCCTCGGACGTCTTCTGGGACGAAGTCGAGTCCCTCGAACCTCGCGGAATCCAGGAAACCTACGACCTCACCGTCGAACACGATCACAACTTCGTCGCCAACGGACTCATCGTCCACAACTCGCACAGCGCGGCCTACGCGCTGCTCGCGTATCAATGCGCGTACTTCAAGGCCAACTATCCCGCCGAGTTCATGGCTGCCACACTCACCAGTGAAATGAACGACAGCGCGCGCATCGTGACGCTGATCGACGAGGTGCGCCGGATCGGGCTCGACATCCTGCCGCCCGACGTCAACCGCTCGCAGTGGAAATTCACGCTCGAGGATGGGCGCATCCGTTACGGACTCGGAGCCGTGCGCAACGTTGGACAGGCCGCCGCCGAGAGTCTGGTCGAGGCGCGTGCCGGCGCTCCGTTCGAGAGCTTGTTCGACCTGGCCAACCGGCTCGACAACCGGGCGATGAACCGGAGAGTCCTCGAGAGCCTGGTCGCCGCGGGCGCGTGCGACACGCTCGGCGGCGAACGCGGCCAGCTCTTCGCCTTCGTCGACACCGTGCTCGAGCGCGCCAGCGCGCTCCAGCGCGACCGCCTGAGTGGGCAGTCGTCGCTGTTCGGCGAGGACAGTGGCGTGGAGTCCGTGGCCGTCGTCGAGCCGCCGCTGCCCGAGGTGCCGGCGTGGACGATGCGCGAGCGCAGCCAGCGGGAGAAGGAGGTTCTCGGGTTCTTCTTCTCCGAGCACCCGCTCGAGCCCTTGCAGGAAGCGCTGTCGAAGATCGCGACGACCACGGTCGCCGACCTCGTGAACCTGGAAGAGGGCGCCGAGGTGCGGGTGGGCGCGCTCATCAGCGAGGTCAAACGGCTCATGACCCGGGCCGGCAAGCCGATGGCGATCGTGACGCTCGAAGATCTCAGCGGACGCGTCGAGTGCACGGTGTTCCCCGAGACCTACGAGCAGTCCAAGACCTCGCTGGTGGTGGATCACATCGTAGTGGCCACGGGAAGAGTCGAGGTGCGCGAGGAGCGGCACCGCCTCCTGCTGTCGGAGATCCGTGAGTACGAGGAGGCGCAGCGCACGTACCGCCGATGCCTCCATGTCGAGCTCAAGGCCGAGCAGCTCTCGGAGGAATGCCTGGTGAACATCGACCAGGTCCTGTCGTCGTTTCCGGGGGATGCGGAGGTGTACCTTCACATCGTGAGTCCGGACCATTCGCGTGTGGCCATGCGCTCCAAGCGTTATCGTGTGTCGGAGCACGACGGCCTGATCGGGAGCCTCAAGGAGCGATATCCGGCGTTGCGCGCGCGATGGGGGAAGGCGGTGCCATGA
- a CDS encoding acetyl-CoA carboxylase carboxyltransferase subunit alpha: MTTWLDFEKPVLELEQKIQELRDHAAARGLDARGELEDLERKADELRRQVYSSLTPIQRVQLARHPKRPYALDYIERILTEWTELHGDRHFADDPAILGGLAFLDTSPVMVIGQQKGRDTKENLLRRFGMPNPEGYRKALRLMQTAERFHVPIVTLVDTPGAYPGLGAEERGQAEAIAVNLREMARLETPIVTAVIGEGGSGGALAIAVADVVVMFENSVYSVISPEGCASILWRDGKKSALAADALKLTAEDLVRLQVVDGVMAEPLGGAHRDPEAAARTLAETLRGHLSGLRGVSGKELVERRLRKYRAMGVFHEPV, from the coding sequence ATGACCACCTGGCTCGACTTCGAGAAGCCGGTGCTCGAGCTGGAGCAGAAGATCCAGGAGCTGCGCGATCATGCGGCGGCTCGAGGACTCGACGCCCGCGGCGAGCTGGAAGATCTCGAGCGGAAAGCCGACGAGCTACGGCGCCAGGTCTATTCGAGTCTGACGCCCATTCAGCGTGTGCAGCTCGCGCGCCACCCCAAGCGGCCTTACGCGCTCGATTACATCGAGCGCATCCTCACCGAGTGGACCGAGCTCCATGGCGACCGCCACTTCGCCGACGATCCGGCGATCCTCGGTGGCCTCGCCTTCCTCGACACGTCCCCGGTCATGGTGATCGGGCAGCAGAAGGGTCGCGACACCAAGGAGAACCTCCTTCGGCGCTTCGGCATGCCCAACCCCGAGGGCTATCGCAAGGCGCTCCGCCTCATGCAGACCGCGGAGCGCTTCCACGTGCCGATCGTGACGCTGGTGGATACGCCGGGGGCGTACCCGGGACTCGGCGCCGAGGAGCGCGGGCAGGCGGAGGCCATCGCGGTCAATCTGCGCGAGATGGCGCGCCTCGAAACTCCGATCGTGACCGCGGTGATCGGCGAGGGTGGCTCGGGCGGGGCGCTGGCGATTGCGGTCGCCGACGTGGTGGTCATGTTCGAGAACTCCGTGTACTCGGTCATCTCTCCCGAAGGCTGCGCCTCGATTCTCTGGCGAGATGGCAAGAAGAGCGCGCTGGCGGCCGACGCCCTCAAGCTGACCGCCGAGGACCTGGTCCGGCTCCAGGTGGTGGACGGCGTGATGGCCGAGCCGCTCGGAGGCGCGCACAGGGATCCTGAGGCGGCGGCGCGGACCCTGGCGGAAACGCTTCGTGGGCACCTTTCGGGCCTCCGCGGGGTATCCGGGAAGGAGCTGGTCGAACGCCGGCTCCGGAAGTACCGCGCCATGGGAGTCTTCCACGAACCGGTTTGA
- a CDS encoding Trm112 family protein, whose product MPLSPDLLSILVCPACKGDLEYDAAAQTLTCSRCRLRYKVVDDIPVMLVDKAEKF is encoded by the coding sequence ATGCCGTTGAGTCCCGATCTCCTCAGTATCCTGGTCTGTCCAGCCTGCAAAGGCGACCTCGAATACGATGCCGCGGCGCAGACGCTGACCTGTTCGCGCTGCCGGCTTCGCTACAAGGTGGTGGACGACATCCCGGTGATGCTGGTCGACAAGGCCGAGAAGTTCTGA